GTTCGCCTCATCGTGTTCTCCGCCTCACGCAAATGACAATCGTTACCGAAAGGAGTGTAGGGGATGGTGGGCGAGGTGCCGAATCGGGTGGTGGTCGTCATGCCGGCAGGTCGGCGCGGCGACTACGCCAACACCACCGGCACGACGAACCGCGCCACCATGTCCCGCTCGTCGTCGGCCGACGCACCGGGCGTGGTCAGCAACGACACGATCACCCGGACCAGCCACCGGGCCCGATCGCGACGCTCGGCACCGTCGGTGTCGGGGGTGATCCGCGCCAGGAAGCCGGCGGCCATCTCCTCGATCGCCGGGGACAGCAGGGCGAGATCGGCCGAGGAGCCCGCGGCGTCGGCGGTGAACCAGGTGCGCAACGCGGGATTCGATCGCACGCCGGTGATCGCGGTGGTGACCGCGGCGATCAGCTGTGCGGCCGGATCCGCCTCGTCGTCCGCGACG
This sequence is a window from Gordonia insulae. Protein-coding genes within it:
- a CDS encoding TetR/AcrR family transcriptional regulator, with protein sequence MPESPAEEHGGTSRGDHRGTEPWLAPERADLAAQRILDVAEELFIEHGVPAVTMRGLAAAAGCSRATLYRYYPGKSEVLAAYVDRAAGELGAAIGSVADDEADPAAQLIAAVTTAITGVRSNPALRTWFTADAAGSSADLALLSPAIEEMAAGFLARITPDTDGAERRDRARWLVRVIVSLLTTPGASADDERDMVARFVVPVVLA